Proteins encoded together in one Stigmatella aurantiaca window:
- a CDS encoding EAL domain-containing protein: MSDTIPAQCGRCQTLPAKVEETGQLFLWPPLGHSLGKLVAFMREAGLEYQLRPEAQCVVVRLEQGSAAALAGRLGDTLTREELRGTRALFKQGSGEPGLTDFPNVGPLQQFLTLSRAGWLVDMLAEQRLTSHFQPIVHADDTRRIFAHEALMRGMEKDGSLVSPGTIMETARGADLLFQLDLAARGSAIREAVRHGLTGSLFINFTPTAIYDPAYCLRSTVSVIKDAGLEPHKVVFEVIESDHAQDTRHLRAIIDFYRKAGFRVALDDLGAGHSSLNLIHQLRPDIMKLDMELIRNIHEDEYKASITQKLLEIAQKLGILTVAEGIETPEELRWVRAHGVDYLQGYLIARPQNPPVQSTPHITG; encoded by the coding sequence ATGAGCGACACCATTCCCGCGCAGTGTGGCCGGTGCCAGACGCTTCCCGCCAAGGTCGAGGAGACGGGGCAGTTGTTCCTCTGGCCGCCGTTGGGGCACAGCCTCGGCAAGCTGGTGGCCTTCATGCGCGAGGCGGGGCTGGAGTACCAGCTCCGGCCGGAGGCGCAGTGCGTGGTGGTCCGGCTGGAGCAGGGCTCCGCGGCGGCCCTGGCGGGCCGGCTGGGGGACACGCTCACGCGCGAGGAGCTGCGCGGCACGCGGGCGCTCTTCAAGCAGGGCTCGGGGGAGCCGGGCCTCACGGACTTTCCCAACGTGGGGCCGCTCCAGCAGTTCCTCACCCTGAGCCGGGCCGGGTGGCTGGTGGACATGCTGGCCGAGCAGCGCCTCACCTCGCACTTCCAGCCCATCGTCCACGCGGACGACACGCGCCGCATCTTCGCGCACGAGGCGCTCATGCGGGGGATGGAGAAGGACGGCTCGCTGGTCTCGCCCGGGACCATCATGGAGACGGCGCGGGGGGCGGACCTGCTGTTCCAGTTGGATCTCGCCGCGCGCGGCTCGGCCATCCGCGAGGCGGTGCGCCACGGGCTGACCGGCTCGCTGTTCATCAACTTCACGCCCACGGCGATTTATGATCCGGCGTACTGCCTGCGCTCCACGGTCTCGGTCATCAAGGACGCGGGCCTGGAGCCGCACAAGGTCGTCTTCGAAGTCATCGAGTCGGACCACGCGCAGGACACCCGGCACCTGCGGGCCATCATCGACTTCTACCGGAAGGCGGGCTTCCGGGTGGCGCTGGACGACCTGGGGGCGGGGCACTCCTCGCTGAACCTCATCCACCAGCTGCGGCCGGACATCATGAAGCTGGACATGGAGCTCATCCGCAACATCCACGAGGATGAGTACAAGGCGTCCATCACCCAGAAGCTGCTGGAGATTGCCCAGAAGCTGGGCATCCTCACGGTGGCCGAGGGCATCGAGACGCCCGAGGAGCTGCGCTGGGTGCGGGCGCACGGGGTGGACTACCTCCAGGGCTACCTCATCGCCCGGCCGCAGAACCCGCCCGTGCAGAGCACGCCGCACATCACGGGCTGA